GGTCTATCGTAGCAAACGGGTAGTTTGCTGCTTCAGCTCCAGCTTGGGTAATCGCATTAAATAACGTTGACTTGCCAACGTTCGGAAGCCCGACAATTCCTGCTGTTAAAGACATGCAAATTTCACTCCTTAAAGACTCCATTCATATGAACGCGTTTGTCCTTTTCATTATAGATACAAGCCATCAAAATGACAAGCTAACAAAAAGCAAAAGTAGACAGAATAAACTGTCTACTTTCACTCTTTACCCTATTATATTTGCACTTTTCTTTTTCTCTATTTGCAATTATACCATTTTACTAACGAAATCGCTATTTTCTTAAGCAAGAAAAATTTTCTTTTTTCCTCTGTAATTTCCTTAGTCTTCTGCCTGTTCAAGCACTTTTTTCATTTTTTTTTCAAACTGTTTACGTGGAATCATCACACTATGATCACAGCCTAAGCACTTGATACGTATATCCATTCCCATTCGAATAATCCGCCAACGATTTTCTCCACAAGGGTGCGGCTTTTTCATTTGTACGACGTCATGTAGTGCAAATTGTTTTCCTTCCATTGCCCTTTTCTCCTTCATTTATTAATGATTCTAAAAAGCTATTCCATACAATAGTTGACTTCAGCTTCCACTTTACTACTTATATTCTTATATAGAGTAGAGGCTTTCAGCGGTTGTTGCATACAACGGATAGAAAGCCTCCTTACATCGCGTCTTTTTTAAAGAGCATGTAACCCAGCTTGTTTAATCATTTTCTGGAGACTGCTCGCCATGCGATTCAACATCCGGGTATCCTTGTCGCTTGTCCTGATTTTCCTCAAATCGCTGCTTTTGACTGTAATCCAGTAAGCTTTCTTTTTGTTCACGAGAATACATAACAATCCTTGGAGAAGGAATTTCAATTCCTGACCGATATAGGTGATCTTGCATATCTCGGCGAATATTTCTCTCCGCAGCCCATTGAAATCCAGGCAATGTTTCTGCAATAACACGGATAACAAAGTAGGAAGCCTCCAAATTTTGCACTCCGATAATTTCTGGGGTACCAACTATAAATTCATATTTATCAGGAAGTGTAACTGCTACTTCATTAATTAAACGTTCCGCATCATCGACACTGTTCTCATAAGGAACGTTAATATCAACAATAGCTAACCCATTATGAACAGAATAATTGATGACTTGTGTAACATTTCCATTTGGTAAAATATGCATTTCGCCTGTCCAACTTAATACTTTCGTTGTTCTTAGTCCTATCTCTTCTACGGTTCCTTCAATGCCAGCTACGCCAACATAATCCCCTACTGAAAATTGATCTTCAAAAATAATGAAGAAACCAGAAATAATATCTCGTACTAAATTTTGGGCACCAAAACCAATTGCTAAACCTGCAACACCAGCACCAGCTATTAATGCGCCTACTTCTAAACTAAATACGCCATCCAAAATCATAATTAGCGCAATGAAATACACGACATAAGCGACGACGCTTTTGATTAATTTCTTTAATGTATTCTCCCGACGCTCGGTTATACGAATCGGCCCTTTGTCCCGCTTTTTAAACAATCGATCAACAACCTTACGAGAGATGCGAACTACAAGGTAAGATAAAACGAGAATAAGAATGATTTGCAAGATACCTTTACCAATTGTAAACCATAAATCTGCTCCTGTTACATACTCCCAAGCATCATTCATTAATTTATTGAATTTATCTACTTCTTTTTCTACATTTTCTTCTACTGTACTTTGCGAAAGCTCCATCCTAATCCTCCCATACCTAAATAGACTCTATGTTTTTGTATTTTCCAATTTATCCCAAAAAGGAAGAAATAATAGTCGAGTTAATACGTATAAATTTAATATACCATAGATCGGATATAAGTATTGAATCAGCGTTGAAAAACCGAAAGCTGTTAATGGAATCATTGTAACCAAGGTAATGCAAACAATCAACCATAATGGCTGCTTTACATAATCTTGTATACGTGTAACGATTCCAAGGATTCCTGAAGCAGCTGTTGTAAAAATGGCAAACCATAATAACACACTCATAAAAACGAGCATTTGCAACGGATAATGCTTCATAATAGCAAATAAAGGAATCTCATAAACTAGTATTTCATCAGCAATCTGAATTAAACTGTTGTTATAAATAAACGTGATGACTCCTAGAGTAAGCCCGCTTCCAATTGAAGCAATCCATATTTCCTGTTTCGTCTTTACTTTATGTCCAATCGCCCCTAAGACGGCAATTAGAGGAAGGATATTTAATGCTGTAAATGGAAAGGCCGCCATCCAATTTCGTTGTTCATGCCAATGAGAAAAAAGATCCAATTCTTGATCGATCGTGAACCATAAGAGAACAAATATAAGTCCTGTTAATAACAACGGTAAGATAAATTGATTGATAGAAAGTAGACCATTCACTCCTTTTAAAAACAGCAAAATAAGCGCAATAATTATTATACTTATACCCCACGAATAAGGGTAATTAAACGCTTGAGATGTTGCCCCACTCCCAGCAATCATAATAACAGTTGTTGTGAACAGATAAATAAATATCATCACATCGTACACTTTTGTTAATTTTACCCCAACAATATCCCGCAGTACTGGTAAATAGTGGGTAGATTTTCGAGCGTAGCTAATATTCATAATACCTATACAACAAATGGTAAAAAAACAAGTAAATAGAACGATGGCTAGTCCACTTTCATGACCAAAAAATTGCCATAACTCCCTTCCAGAAGCATAGCCTGCCCCTATCGTTGTGCCGATAATTAAAAACATCCATTGCATTCCCGCTCTTATCATCTCATTTCCTCCATTATTTTTATTCATTCATGTATAGATTTTGAAAAATACCCGTATACTATACCAATATGTCTTTGGAGGAAAAGCTATGAATTTAAAAAACAAAATAACTGATAGAAGCAGTGATTATCGTATGCTCCATACAGACCCTAATTTTCATACTGTTATGCTGGAAAATTTTCTATCATTGTTGCCTCAATCTCCCCACGAGTATATAGTTGTCTCAATTGGGACAGATCGTTCTACAGGGGATGCTTTAGGACCGCTAGCAGGGAGTTTACTTTCAGAAAAAAAACCAAGGCATATATCTGTTTATGGTACACTGGATAACCCTGTTCATGCTGTCAATTTGACCGAATACATCCATCAAATTGAAGCAACCTATCGCCATCCATTTATTATCGCTATTGACGCCTGTTTAGGAAAGCAGCATTCTGTAGGAAAAGTTATTGCTGGTACAGGAGCTATAAAACCAGGTGCAGCATTAAACAAAGCCCTCCCTGCTATAGGGGATGTTCACCTAACTGGGGTTGTTAATGTGAGTGGATTTATGGAATATTCCGTTTTACAAAATACCAGATTACAAATAGTAATGGCGATGGCAAAATCGATTGCCAATCTTTTAGACGCTGTCGATCAACGTTTAACATACAGAAAAAGAATGCCTGCTGCTGTAATTACCAAACATATTCAATCCAATTTGATGTAGAATACTTAGGATATTCATTTAACTCTTTGTTTATCCTATTAAGTGGATGAAATAAAAGAGGCCTATTTTGGAGTGTTTTTGAAAAGGCTAGTAGATAAGAACTTAAGACATAATTGAATATCCTCCTTAAATATGTGCAATGTTAGTTACTTGCGATTTTTTCTTATCTATGTTACATCATCTTGGCAGTAAAAAATCAGGATGGAATGTAGTTCACTCCTCGTTGGATGTTTTCGTATTTCATCCTAGTCTCATTTACCCATAAAGTATCAGTTTAATTAGAAAAACTTGGCTTGTCGCCAAGTCTTATGGCGGAAGCCTTTGTTTTTCTTATACTATAAACCAAAAAAATCTTATACTTTCCTATAGTGGAACAAAGGCGCAAGCACCCGTTTAGCAACGTAGCGAATGGAACGAATCAACGGAGATAAAGGAATCACGGTGAGGTAACGAACCGATGATGACTTATCGGAGGGCGATTTCGTGAAGTCGCATCGTTGCTGGGCGCTGAAGCCGGACGTGGCTATTCAGTTATTCCCTTATCCCAAAGCAACAAATTTTATACTTTCTTATCTAAGAACAAAGGCGCAAGCGCCCGTTTAGCAACGTAGCGAATGGAACGATTAACTAAAGATAAAGGAATCATGCCACTAAAAACAGGGGTATGCCGATGCCTGAGCGGCAAGCCCGTTTTTAGTCTGCCTTCCCCTTAGTGACGAACCGATGATGCCTTATCGTAGGTCGCATTTCTAAAGTCGCATCGTTGCTGGGCGATGAATCCGGACGTGACTAGTCGGTTATTTCGTTATCCACAAGCACCTAATAATAAAAAACAGTCGCTCTCATGTGTATATGAATAAGAGAGGACTGTATTTTTCTATGCCTGAGTTTCCTTAGGTATCCCAAACAATTTCGTTAATTCCTATTCAACTCATTGTCTTATTGATTGAGACGACGTTGCTTCTTGTTACAAAAATAATTGGTATACATAGTAAATGACACCTACCATTATAATAGCCGGTAATAGATTACCTATTCTTATAGAAGTGATATTTAACAAATTCAGCCCGATTGCTACAATAAGTAAACCACCTACTCCTGTTAATTCAGTAATGAAACCGTTTAAAGTACTCTCGGGTAGGACCCCTTCAATTTGTGTAGCAAGTAGGGCAATGGAGCCTTGATATAAAAGTACAGGAAAAACGGATAAAATAACACCCAAACCAAGTGTTGTTGTC
This genomic interval from Virgibacillus pantothenticus contains the following:
- a CDS encoding DUF951 domain-containing protein — its product is MEGKQFALHDVVQMKKPHPCGENRWRIIRMGMDIRIKCLGCDHSVMIPRKQFEKKMKKVLEQAED
- a CDS encoding mechanosensitive ion channel family protein, yielding MELSQSTVEENVEKEVDKFNKLMNDAWEYVTGADLWFTIGKGILQIILILVLSYLVVRISRKVVDRLFKKRDKGPIRITERRENTLKKLIKSVVAYVVYFIALIMILDGVFSLEVGALIAGAGVAGLAIGFGAQNLVRDIISGFFIIFEDQFSVGDYVGVAGIEGTVEEIGLRTTKVLSWTGEMHILPNGNVTQVINYSVHNGLAIVDINVPYENSVDDAERLINEVAVTLPDKYEFIVGTPEIIGVQNLEASYFVIRVIAETLPGFQWAAERNIRRDMQDHLYRSGIEIPSPRIVMYSREQKESLLDYSQKQRFEENQDKRQGYPDVESHGEQSPEND
- a CDS encoding YkvI family membrane protein; translated protein: MIRAGMQWMFLIIGTTIGAGYASGRELWQFFGHESGLAIVLFTCFFTICCIGIMNISYARKSTHYLPVLRDIVGVKLTKVYDVMIFIYLFTTTVIMIAGSGATSQAFNYPYSWGISIIIIALILLFLKGVNGLLSINQFILPLLLTGLIFVLLWFTIDQELDLFSHWHEQRNWMAAFPFTALNILPLIAVLGAIGHKVKTKQEIWIASIGSGLTLGVITFIYNNSLIQIADEILVYEIPLFAIMKHYPLQMLVFMSVLLWFAIFTTAASGILGIVTRIQDYVKQPLWLIVCITLVTMIPLTAFGFSTLIQYLYPIYGILNLYVLTRLLFLPFWDKLENTKT
- the yyaC gene encoding spore protease YyaC, yielding MNLKNKITDRSSDYRMLHTDPNFHTVMLENFLSLLPQSPHEYIVVSIGTDRSTGDALGPLAGSLLSEKKPRHISVYGTLDNPVHAVNLTEYIHQIEATYRHPFIIAIDACLGKQHSVGKVIAGTGAIKPGAALNKALPAIGDVHLTGVVNVSGFMEYSVLQNTRLQIVMAMAKSIANLLDAVDQRLTYRKRMPAAVITKHIQSNLM